From the Helicobacter pylori genome, one window contains:
- a CDS encoding type I restriction endonuclease has translation MPYNEITRVQVPALMHLAKLGYNFISQKNKPNLDTATNILTDSFTQAFERLNPNPTKNAKDALAEMKKRLNYDDLGKSFYEYLLKSEHQIIDFDNPNNNLYEMMAELTYKSLRTDITLFINGLPLVNIEVKQPYAKKGIKEERDRHIQRYENPENKVFYNLAQIWLFSDNLPYDENNPNQGVFYSASYSPIFQRFVEANKLDITPPPENEQNYQNHQNHRSLEEIQKRVLKEFNLKDTDTQETPKETPTNPFLTSFCSHKRLCFILKYGISFLKEKSEFKKHVWRYAQMFASLNVLKELQKHYETNPKDPLKGIIWHTQGSGKTALTYHLTKLIRDFFSRSNLNKKTKFYFIVDRLDLLEQAKNEFSKRGLCVHEAENKEDLSQKLKNSRVFEGPQGNDEIIVVNIQKFKAPNEEKAPNEDHSSTPKEIISKTELQEATKDSHDLQRVFIIDEAHRSYDPKGCFYANLIECDKTAVKIALTGTPLLEDNAQDKATKKTFGNYLHTYSYAESIKDRHTLKLQLEIIEKSYKEKLQAIYRLLQESITIEDIEVKKETIFNHERYIKEMLSYIIRDLLNFRRANNNENLKAMVVCFSSVQAKLANWLFHEVQERVLQENPNLRILKKLQSSLILHDEQEVKEKICSFKHEDTDIVFVFNMLLTGFDLPNLKRLYIHRELKDHNLLQALARVNRPYNNMSFGYLIDFVGIKENYDKTTDDYLKELNQFNQGDSNIKDNLKDMFADRNILEKDIKNAYDDLFNYPIDDVEDMTSAIVGISEMNELLKVSHAINTLKERYNLIRTSSDEKILSLKEKIDIEKISKISSMLSKKAKQLHALKNINEPKNPNDLIVLEDLIALLDFKIEFKERKELRFKEKEEISAKYKQAKEMLEKIPDKQDKEVQKISKDLSKLIQEPLTNDNFDGISHSYSVIISQLQQHKEQTANLLNKYNNDRAYVITHKRLHNRLMEENISKGIFTLLSVLKKALDARIFKRQEILNEETTLKTAIKVELRDAFKENPSLKDLQKEEKFISQTLFNELTQNHHQGNLNA, from the coding sequence GCATTTAGCTAAGCTGGGCTATAACTTTATTTCTCAAAAAAATAAGCCTAACCTAGACACCGCCACCAATATTTTAACCGATAGTTTCACTCAAGCGTTTGAGCGATTAAACCCTAACCCCACTAAAAACGCAAAAGATGCGCTTGCTGAAATGAAAAAACGCTTGAATTACGATGATTTAGGCAAAAGCTTTTATGAATACTTACTCAAAAGCGAGCATCAAATCATAGACTTTGATAACCCTAACAACAATCTTTATGAAATGATGGCTGAATTAACCTATAAATCCCTAAGAACTGACATCACCCTTTTCATTAACGGCTTGCCTTTGGTGAATATAGAAGTTAAGCAGCCTTACGCCAAAAAAGGCATTAAAGAAGAAAGAGATCGCCATATCCAACGCTACGAAAACCCCGAAAACAAAGTTTTTTATAATCTCGCGCAAATCTGGCTTTTTAGCGATAACTTGCCCTATGATGAAAATAACCCCAATCAAGGCGTGTTTTATAGCGCTTCTTATTCGCCCATTTTCCAGCGCTTTGTTGAAGCCAATAAGCTAGATATTACCCCCCCCCCCGAAAATGAACAAAATTATCAAAACCATCAAAACCACAGATCGCTTGAAGAAATTCAAAAACGCGTCTTAAAAGAATTTAACCTTAAAGACACCGACACCCAAGAAACCCCCAAAGAAACCCCCACAAACCCCTTTTTAACTTCGTTTTGCTCTCACAAACGGCTTTGCTTTATCCTAAAATACGGCATTAGCTTCTTAAAAGAAAAATCAGAGTTTAAAAAACACGTTTGGCGTTACGCACAGATGTTTGCGAGCTTGAACGTTTTAAAAGAATTGCAAAAGCATTATGAAACGAACCCAAAAGACCCCCTAAAAGGCATCATTTGGCACACGCAAGGCAGCGGTAAAACCGCCTTAACCTACCATTTAACCAAACTCATCAGAGACTTTTTTAGCCGATCCAACCTAAACAAAAAGACTAAATTTTATTTTATTGTGGACAGGTTGGATTTATTGGAGCAAGCCAAAAACGAGTTTTCAAAAAGAGGCCTTTGTGTGCATGAGGCAGAAAATAAAGAGGATTTGAGCCAAAAATTAAAAAACTCTAGAGTGTTTGAAGGCCCTCAAGGGAATGATGAAATCATCGTTGTGAATATCCAAAAATTCAAAGCCCCTAATGAAGAAAAAGCCCCCAATGAAGACCATTCTAGCACTCCTAAAGAAATTATTTCTAAAACAGAATTACAAGAAGCAACAAAAGATAGCCACGATTTACAAAGGGTGTTTATCATAGATGAAGCCCACAGGAGCTATGACCCTAAAGGTTGCTTTTACGCTAATTTGATAGAATGCGACAAGACAGCGGTAAAAATCGCCCTCACAGGCACGCCCCTATTAGAAGACAACGCACAAGATAAAGCCACTAAAAAAACTTTTGGCAACTACTTGCACACCTATTCTTATGCAGAATCCATTAAAGACAGACACACCCTAAAACTCCAATTAGAAATCATTGAAAAGAGTTATAAAGAAAAATTACAAGCAATCTATCGCCTTTTACAAGAAAGTATCACTATTGAAGACATAGAGGTTAAAAAAGAAACGATTTTTAATCATGAAAGATACATTAAAGAAATGCTCTCTTATATCATCAGAGATTTATTGAATTTCAGGCGTGCAAATAATAATGAAAATTTAAAGGCTATGGTGGTTTGTTTTTCAAGCGTTCAAGCCAAGTTAGCTAATTGGCTTTTTCATGAAGTCCAAGAAAGAGTCTTACAAGAAAACCCTAACCTAAGAATTTTAAAAAAACTCCAATCCAGCCTGATTTTACATGACGAACAAGAAGTCAAAGAAAAGATTTGTTCTTTCAAACATGAAGATACGGATATAGTCTTTGTGTTTAACATGCTTTTAACCGGCTTTGATTTACCCAATCTCAAACGCCTTTATATCCACAGAGAATTAAAAGATCACAATTTGCTCCAAGCCCTAGCCAGAGTGAATCGCCCCTATAACAACATGTCTTTTGGCTACCTTATAGATTTTGTAGGGATTAAAGAAAATTACGACAAAACGACTGATGATTATTTGAAAGAGTTAAACCAATTCAATCAAGGCGATTCTAATATCAAAGATAATCTCAAAGACATGTTTGCGGATCGCAATATTTTAGAAAAAGACATTAAAAACGCCTATGATGATCTTTTTAATTACCCCATTGATGATGTAGAGGACATGACTAGCGCCATTGTTGGTATCAGCGAAATGAACGAGCTTTTAAAAGTCTCACACGCCATTAACACGCTCAAAGAGCGCTACAATTTAATCCGCACTTCTAGCGATGAAAAAATCCTTTCCTTAAAAGAAAAAATTGATATTGAAAAGATCAGCAAAATCTCTTCAATGCTCAGTAAAAAAGCCAAACAACTCCATGCGTTAAAAAATATCAATGAGCCTAAAAACCCAAACGATTTAATCGTTTTAGAAGACCTCATCGCTCTTTTAGACTTTAAAATAGAGTTTAAGGAAAGAAAAGAATTACGCTTCAAAGAAAAAGAAGAGATTAGCGCTAAATACAAGCAAGCTAAAGAGATGTTAGAAAAAATCCCGGACAAACAAGATAAAGAAGTTCAAAAGATTTCTAAAGATCTTTCAAAACTGATCCAAGAACCCCTAACCAATGATAATTTTGATGGAATTTCTCATTCTTATAGCGTGATCATTTCACAACTCCAACAACATAAGGAGCAAACCGCCAACCTATTAAACAAATACAATAATGATCGAGCTTATGTGATCACGCATAAGCGACTTCACAATCGCCTCATGGAAGAAAACATTTCTAAGGGAATTTTCACGCTTTTAAGCGTGCTCAAAAAAGCTCTTGATGCGCGTATTTTTAAGCGTCAAGAAATCTTAAACGAAGAAACCACTCTAAAAACTGCCATAAAAGTAGAATTAAGGGACGCTTTCAAAGAAAACCCCTCCTTAAAAGATTTACAAAAAGAAGAAAAATTTATCTCTCAAACCCTTTTTAACGAACTCACGCAAAACCACCATCAAGGAAATTTGAATGCCTAA